The following proteins come from a genomic window of Phnomibacter ginsenosidimutans:
- a CDS encoding DUF5777 family beta-barrel protein produces MKHILLAAAVLLAAPVFAQDVDLDKLLEQETKKEEKKGPEVVLATFKTTRISNGHSVENLPAGVLDFKIQHRFGKLNSGIKEMFGLDQAFIRLGLDYGITNKLMVGIGRTSYQKQLDGFVKYKFLEQKSSGMPVSVAVVAAGMIRTDDYAASLPYKPNFTDRMAYTMQLLVARKFTEGLSLQLMPTFTHYNIVPTSTDPNDIISLGAGGRFKLTKSTSLNVEYYYNLSDYKFANTRNSLAIGFDIETGGHVFQLIFTNGQGIAEKPFLTETTGNFFGGDIHFGFNISRVFQIGGKKKSKPPKW; encoded by the coding sequence ATGAAACATATATTGCTTGCTGCTGCTGTATTGCTTGCTGCACCTGTATTTGCACAAGATGTAGACCTGGATAAACTGCTGGAGCAGGAAACCAAAAAGGAAGAAAAGAAAGGACCGGAAGTAGTGTTGGCAACGTTTAAAACCACCCGCATTTCAAACGGTCATAGTGTAGAAAACTTGCCCGCTGGTGTACTCGATTTCAAAATTCAACATCGCTTTGGTAAGCTCAATAGTGGCATTAAGGAAATGTTTGGTCTCGATCAGGCTTTTATTCGTTTGGGTCTCGATTATGGCATTACCAATAAGCTGATGGTAGGCATTGGCCGTACCAGCTATCAAAAGCAACTCGATGGATTTGTGAAGTACAAATTTTTAGAGCAAAAATCTTCGGGCATGCCCGTATCTGTGGCCGTGGTAGCTGCCGGCATGATTCGTACGGATGACTATGCAGCCTCGCTGCCGTACAAACCCAACTTTACCGACCGTATGGCTTACACCATGCAACTGTTAGTTGCCCGCAAGTTTACCGAAGGTTTGTCGCTGCAGTTGATGCCTACATTTACGCACTACAATATTGTGCCTACATCTACCGATCCCAACGATATTATTTCACTCGGTGCCGGTGGCCGCTTTAAGCTCACCAAGAGCACCAGCCTCAATGTAGAATACTACTACAACCTGAGCGACTACAAATTTGCCAATACCCGCAACTCACTGGCCATAGGTTTTGATATTGAAACAGGTGGTCACGTTTTCCAATTGATTTTTACCAACGGACAAGGGATTGCTGAAAAGCCCTTCCTCACAGAAACGACCGGCAACTTTTT
- a CDS encoding YceI family protein — protein MKKVLLTASIVLAAQSLFAQVWFTKTGAVSFFSHTAIEDIKAENNEVVSFIDGAKGEFRFQLLIKGFRFPKASMQDHFNDANYMNSDQFPKAEFKGSIVNTKAVDFKKDGTYKVEVSGAMTMHGVTKNITVPGTITIKGGVPAVNAVFMVKRSDFGIDVPSFSSAKIAQEIEVTVKCQYAPYKS, from the coding sequence ATGAAAAAAGTATTGCTCACTGCTAGTATTGTACTGGCTGCACAAAGCTTATTTGCTCAAGTATGGTTTACCAAAACAGGTGCTGTCAGTTTTTTCTCTCACACCGCTATTGAAGACATCAAAGCAGAAAACAACGAAGTAGTTTCATTTATAGATGGAGCAAAAGGTGAGTTTCGTTTTCAGTTGCTCATCAAAGGATTTCGATTTCCTAAAGCATCTATGCAAGATCACTTCAACGATGCCAACTACATGAACAGCGATCAGTTTCCGAAAGCAGAATTCAAAGGCAGCATCGTCAATACAAAAGCTGTTGATTTTAAAAAAGACGGTACTTATAAAGTAGAGGTAAGCGGTGCCATGACCATGCATGGAGTGACCAAAAACATTACTGTGCCCGGCACCATTACCATCAAAGGAGGTGTGCCTGCTGTAAACGCAGTGTTTATGGTAAAGCGTAGCGATTTTGGTATTGATGTACCTTCTTTTTCTTCGGCAAAAATTGCGCAGGAAATAGAAGTAACCGTGAAATGCCAGTATGCTCCGTACAAATCTTAA
- a CDS encoding OB-fold protein, translating to MMKKKYIRTILILGAVLFTIGMVYAYLVWNKPQRDVKEETAIAVQAQALFDAYTNNETQANANYLDKAVAVTGEVTQVQTNQEQQQVLTLKTSDPMFGVQCTMKEPSSAAVGSTVTVRGICTGFLMDVVVIDCYMDK from the coding sequence ATGATGAAGAAAAAATATATCAGGACCATATTAATACTGGGCGCAGTACTGTTTACTATTGGCATGGTTTATGCGTATTTGGTATGGAACAAGCCGCAGCGTGATGTAAAAGAGGAGACTGCCATAGCCGTGCAGGCCCAGGCTTTGTTCGATGCATACACCAACAACGAAACCCAGGCCAACGCCAACTATCTGGACAAAGCCGTGGCCGTAACCGGCGAAGTAACGCAGGTACAAACCAATCAGGAACAGCAACAGGTACTCACACTCAAAACCAGCGACCCCATGTTTGGGGTACAGTGTACCATGAAAGAGCCGTCATCCGCCGCAGTAGGTAGCACCGTAACTGTAAGGGGCATTTGTACAGGCTTTTTGATGGATGTGGTGGTCATCGACTGCTACATGGACAAGTAG
- the recR gene encoding recombination mediator RecR: MNFSSTLLENAVAEFSRLPGIGKKTALRLVLHLLKTEPAQVDMFAETISKMRREIQFCQQCHNVSDHALCNICATPARRQDLICVVESIRDVMAIEATQQYNGTYHVLGGVISPLDGIGPDQLNIETLIQRASNNNVSEIIFALNPNIQGDTSIYFIQKKLAHLPVKVTAISRGIAFGGELEYADEMTLARSLQNRLPVENFVRQ, translated from the coding sequence ATGAATTTCTCATCTACCTTATTGGAAAATGCAGTGGCCGAGTTTTCGCGGCTGCCGGGTATTGGCAAAAAAACAGCCCTGCGGTTGGTATTGCATTTGCTCAAAACCGAGCCTGCACAGGTAGACATGTTTGCCGAAACAATCAGCAAAATGCGGCGGGAAATTCAGTTTTGCCAGCAGTGCCACAATGTAAGCGACCATGCCCTGTGCAACATTTGCGCTACACCTGCCCGCCGGCAAGATTTGATTTGTGTGGTAGAAAGCATCCGCGATGTAATGGCCATAGAAGCCACGCAGCAATACAACGGCACTTACCATGTGTTGGGCGGCGTTATTTCGCCACTCGATGGCATTGGCCCCGATCAGCTGAACATTGAAACCCTGATACAAAGAGCCAGCAACAACAACGTCAGCGAAATCATTTTTGCCCTCAACCCCAACATACAGGGCGACACCAGCATTTATTTCATCCAGAAAAAACTGGCCCACTTGCCAGTGAAAGTCACTGCTATTTCAAGAGGCATTGCCTTTGGCGGCGAACTGGAATATGCCGATGAAATGACCCTGGCCCGCAGCCTGCAAAACCGCCTGCCGGTCGAAAACTTTGTACGCCAGTAA
- a CDS encoding Ig-like domain-containing protein: MYKAFSSYKWLLLLPALAAWATLVPGCANIIPPTGGPKDSLPPVLIKATPVNMATQFKGANIELEFDEYIQLDNLQQELIVNPPFDRTPDITGRLRHVYIKVRDTLQPNTTYSFQFGNAIKDVNESNPLRNFKYVFSTGSYIDSLQLSGTVINAETGLPDSTLSILLHSDPDDSAVAKIKPRFITKPNGKGEFRFEQMPPGRFYIFALKDEGMRRYSSNRTMFAFNDSMIATGTNPAPVELRAFAAEKEPPKTSTAGSNNQEGNNAPNRQKVDKNVLINTSANENMPQDLLSSFEFKFTKKIARIDSSKLMLADTNAVAKTNYKLTLDTAQNRVVLQYPWKENEFFMLRIAKGFATDTAGNINTKTDTVLFKTKSEREYGSLKINLTGINLALHPVLQWVEAEQVVQTTVLTSNKVNIPLFKPGEYVLRILYDANQNGKWDTGDYWKKIQPEVVLAIEQKFSIKAGWENEFDIEL, from the coding sequence ATGTACAAAGCATTTTCTTCTTACAAATGGCTGTTGCTGTTGCCGGCCCTGGCAGCATGGGCTACTTTGGTACCCGGCTGTGCCAATATCATTCCGCCTACTGGTGGGCCCAAAGACTCATTGCCGCCGGTGCTCATCAAAGCCACTCCGGTGAACATGGCCACGCAGTTTAAAGGGGCCAATATTGAATTGGAGTTTGATGAATACATACAGCTCGACAACCTGCAGCAGGAGCTGATTGTAAACCCACCCTTCGACCGCACCCCCGATATTACCGGCCGGCTGCGTCACGTGTACATCAAAGTGCGGGATACACTGCAACCCAACACTACCTACAGTTTTCAGTTTGGCAATGCCATAAAAGATGTAAACGAATCGAACCCGCTGCGCAATTTCAAATATGTTTTCAGCACGGGCAGCTATATCGATAGCCTGCAGCTCAGTGGCACTGTAATCAATGCCGAAACCGGCTTGCCCGACAGCACTTTGTCCATTTTGCTGCACAGCGACCCCGACGATTCGGCGGTGGCCAAAATCAAACCTCGCTTTATCACCAAGCCCAATGGCAAGGGCGAGTTTCGGTTTGAACAAATGCCGCCCGGCCGCTTCTACATTTTTGCATTGAAAGATGAAGGCATGCGCCGCTACAGCAGCAACCGCACCATGTTTGCGTTTAACGATAGTATGATTGCCACGGGTACCAATCCGGCACCGGTAGAGTTGCGGGCTTTTGCTGCAGAAAAAGAACCGCCCAAAACCAGCACAGCAGGCAGCAACAATCAGGAAGGCAACAATGCGCCCAACCGCCAGAAAGTTGATAAAAATGTACTCATCAACACTTCGGCCAATGAAAACATGCCGCAAGATTTGCTTAGCTCTTTCGAGTTTAAGTTTACCAAAAAAATTGCCCGCATTGATAGCAGCAAACTCATGCTGGCCGATACCAATGCTGTAGCCAAAACGAACTACAAGCTTACGCTGGATACAGCACAAAACCGGGTAGTGCTGCAATACCCTTGGAAGGAAAATGAATTTTTCATGCTGCGCATTGCCAAAGGTTTTGCTACCGATACAGCGGGCAACATCAATACAAAGACCGATACCGTGCTCTTTAAAACCAAAAGCGAACGGGAATATGGTTCTCTTAAAATCAATCTCACGGGTATCAACCTGGCGCTGCACCCTGTGCTGCAATGGGTAGAAGCAGAGCAAGTGGTACAAACCACCGTGCTTACCAGCAATAAAGTAAACATACCGCTGTTTAAGCCTGGTGAATATGTGCTCCGCATTTTGTACGATGCCAACCAAAACGGCAAATGGGATACCGGCGACTACTGGAAAAAAATACAACCCGAAGTGGTGCTGGCCATTGAGCAAAAATTCAGCATCAAGGCCGGCTGGGAAAATGAGTTTGATATTGAGCTGTAG
- a CDS encoding SRPBCC family protein yields MVCIYYMSKVYSLKTVQYMPISLEQAWDFFSKPDNLKDITPNNLGFVIRSKHHGPRMYAGQVIEYTVSPVLGIPLYWMTEITHVQDKQFFVDEQRFGPYSLWHHQHHFEAVEGGVKMTDIVHYKLPLWWLGDLANLLFVKAQLRQIFSFRFQKTAELFGAWPGQKVDVQFY; encoded by the coding sequence ATGGTTTGTATTTACTATATGTCGAAAGTATACTCTCTGAAAACCGTGCAGTACATGCCCATCAGCCTCGAGCAGGCGTGGGATTTTTTTAGCAAACCTGACAACCTGAAAGACATTACGCCCAACAACCTGGGCTTTGTTATCCGCAGCAAGCACCATGGCCCCCGCATGTATGCCGGCCAGGTGATTGAATATACCGTGAGCCCGGTGCTGGGCATACCGCTCTACTGGATGACGGAAATAACCCATGTGCAAGACAAGCAGTTTTTTGTAGATGAGCAACGCTTTGGCCCCTACAGCCTGTGGCACCACCAGCACCATTTTGAAGCAGTGGAAGGCGGGGTAAAAATGACCGACATTGTACACTACAAACTACCGCTGTGGTGGCTGGGCGATTTGGCCAATCTGCTGTTTGTAAAAGCACAGCTACGCCAAATTTTTAGCTTCCGTTTTCAAAAAACCGCCGAGCTGTTTGGCGCCTGGCCGGGCCAAAAAGTGGATGTACAGTTTTACTAA
- a CDS encoding tetratricopeptide repeat protein → MKFYNWLLRYRFWLGLVALALAIFVNVYSGFWPSFVLYLLAVIAIASHFFIGPMRLIQEYIEAGDMEGAEKVLSMIWFPNLLYKPIRSAYYTLKGQMAMMRQDFKGAEEHMKRSEQLGMPMAEAEGANKLQLGMLAMQRGDLKQGENYIRAALRAGIPDADGAAMAYLQMCQIYMNKGDMRSLRAAKDMFRKAKEQKPTNKDVVEQIKKLNSYISRIPG, encoded by the coding sequence ATGAAGTTTTATAACTGGCTGTTGCGGTATCGGTTTTGGTTGGGATTGGTAGCCTTGGCGCTGGCCATTTTCGTCAATGTGTATTCCGGCTTCTGGCCTTCTTTCGTGTTGTACTTACTGGCGGTAATTGCTATTGCCAGCCATTTCTTTATTGGCCCCATGCGCCTCATTCAGGAGTACATTGAGGCCGGCGATATGGAAGGTGCTGAAAAGGTGCTGAGTATGATTTGGTTTCCCAACCTGCTGTACAAGCCCATCCGCAGCGCCTACTATACACTGAAAGGACAAATGGCCATGATGCGCCAAGACTTTAAAGGTGCTGAAGAGCACATGAAGCGCAGCGAACAACTGGGTATGCCTATGGCCGAAGCTGAAGGTGCCAACAAGTTGCAGCTGGGCATGCTGGCCATGCAGCGTGGCGATTTGAAGCAGGGAGAAAACTACATTCGTGCAGCCCTCCGTGCCGGCATTCCTGATGCCGATGGTGCTGCGATGGCCTACCTGCAGATGTGCCAGATATACATGAACAAAGGCGACATGCGCAGCCTGCGGGCCGCCAAAGACATGTTTAGAAAGGCCAAGGAGCAAAAGCCTACCAACAAAGACGTGGTAGAGCAAATCAAGAAACTCAACAGCTACATCAGCCGCATTCCAGGTTAA
- a CDS encoding VOC family protein: MFRFLLLCLLLCSQQLLAQNAPALKPTRFNHIAFTVKDLGKSAAFYQHLLGLDTIPEPFHDGRHVWLKVSEQGALHLIQGSKIPVSIKESHLCFSVASVDAFIAKLQKAGMAFENWAGEKNRYTLRPDGVKQVYLQDPDGYWIEVNDQQ; the protein is encoded by the coding sequence ATGTTCCGTTTTTTATTGCTCTGCCTCTTGCTCTGCAGCCAGCAGCTGCTGGCGCAAAATGCTCCTGCCCTCAAGCCCACCCGCTTCAACCATATCGCTTTTACCGTGAAAGATTTGGGCAAAAGCGCCGCCTTTTACCAGCATTTGCTGGGGCTCGATACCATTCCCGAGCCTTTCCATGATGGCCGACATGTATGGCTCAAAGTATCGGAGCAGGGGGCGTTGCACCTCATTCAGGGCAGTAAAATTCCGGTGAGTATCAAGGAAAGCCACCTGTGCTTTTCAGTAGCATCGGTGGATGCGTTCATAGCCAAACTGCAAAAAGCAGGCATGGCTTTTGAAAACTGGGCGGGAGAGAAAAACCGCTATACCCTGCGCCCCGATGGCGTAAAGCAGGTATACCTGCAAGACCCCGATGGCTACTGGATTGAAGTAAACGATCAGCAATGA
- a CDS encoding glycoside hydrolase family 2 protein, producing MFCFAVLLMGLGKAAAQQHIQLLNKGWQFAEQGSSQWRPASVPGTVHTDLMKQQVIPDPYYRSNEKTVQWVADKNWVYKTQFTSSAAQRNQQHTDLVFDGLDTYADVYLNGQLLLQANNMFRQWRIPVKHLLKANNELRIVFHSAKKQVAAFAKADSPLVIPAENPRVYARKAQYHFGWDWGPTFVTAGIWKNVYLDSYNQPAAEKPFHNPRKIELVQEPDSIGKSFYFKIDGKPVYMKGANYIPSDMFLPRLTKNDYRQILLAAKNANMNMLRIWGGGVYETEDFYDLCDSLDIYVWQDFMFAGGMVPLDEAFFLNVKEEVIQQVKRLRHHKSIIVWCGNNEVEEAWHNWGWQTQFNLHGQDSAKVWHAYKRLFKDSIPAWLQQYDGTRPYVSTSPMHGWGRAASITEGDSHYWGIWWGMQEIEMFEKKTGRFVSEYGMMAMPNMNTTASVTLPQDRYLYSEALKTHQKHPTGFQNMNGYLHQYFIDSARIKHLSLEQYTYLTQCLQYYAFKNSIAIHRSKYPVNMGTLLWQLNDCWPVASWAITDFSRQPKAAWYAVKEAYRDDVLPQRDAVRPKALQLSKPSYTLQWKNAETLLLKSSVPAKYVYLHVPGVNLQLSDNYFDLQPSDTKAISIKGLPVSQRKVLRIWSLYDVVKEK from the coding sequence TTGTTTTGTTTCGCCGTATTGCTGATGGGTTTGGGAAAAGCTGCCGCTCAGCAACACATTCAATTGTTAAACAAAGGCTGGCAGTTTGCTGAGCAGGGCAGTAGCCAGTGGCGGCCCGCTTCGGTGCCGGGTACTGTCCACACCGATTTGATGAAACAGCAAGTGATACCCGACCCTTACTACCGCAGCAATGAAAAAACCGTGCAGTGGGTGGCCGATAAAAACTGGGTGTACAAAACCCAATTTACCAGCAGTGCCGCACAGCGCAATCAACAACATACCGACCTCGTATTTGACGGCCTCGATACCTACGCCGATGTGTATCTCAACGGGCAATTGCTATTGCAAGCCAACAACATGTTTCGGCAGTGGCGCATTCCGGTAAAGCATTTGCTGAAAGCCAACAACGAGCTGCGCATTGTGTTTCATTCAGCCAAAAAGCAAGTGGCTGCTTTTGCCAAAGCCGATTCGCCACTGGTGATACCTGCTGAAAATCCACGGGTATATGCCCGCAAGGCTCAGTACCATTTTGGTTGGGACTGGGGCCCCACTTTTGTTACTGCCGGCATTTGGAAAAATGTATACCTCGACAGCTACAACCAGCCCGCTGCAGAAAAGCCTTTTCACAATCCCCGAAAGATTGAACTGGTACAAGAGCCTGACAGTATTGGCAAATCTTTCTATTTCAAAATTGATGGTAAGCCTGTGTACATGAAAGGTGCCAACTACATACCGTCGGATATGTTTTTGCCACGCCTTACCAAAAACGATTACCGACAAATACTGCTGGCCGCCAAAAATGCAAACATGAACATGCTGCGCATTTGGGGTGGCGGCGTGTACGAAACCGAAGACTTTTACGACCTCTGCGATTCGCTGGACATTTACGTGTGGCAAGACTTCATGTTTGCCGGTGGCATGGTGCCGCTGGATGAGGCGTTTTTCCTGAACGTAAAAGAAGAAGTGATACAGCAAGTAAAAAGACTGCGCCACCACAAAAGCATCATTGTGTGGTGCGGCAACAATGAAGTAGAAGAAGCCTGGCACAACTGGGGCTGGCAAACACAATTCAACCTGCACGGCCAAGACTCCGCCAAAGTATGGCATGCTTACAAACGCCTGTTTAAAGACAGCATACCGGCTTGGCTGCAGCAGTACGATGGCACCCGGCCGTATGTAAGCACATCACCCATGCATGGCTGGGGCAGGGCCGCCAGCATTACGGAAGGCGACAGCCACTACTGGGGCATTTGGTGGGGCATGCAGGAAATAGAAATGTTTGAAAAAAAGACCGGCCGCTTTGTAAGTGAATACGGCATGATGGCCATGCCCAATATGAATACCACCGCATCGGTTACACTACCGCAAGACCGTTATCTCTATTCCGAAGCGTTGAAAACACACCAGAAACATCCTACTGGTTTTCAAAACATGAATGGCTACCTGCACCAGTATTTCATCGACTCAGCCCGCATCAAACATTTATCGCTGGAGCAGTATACGTACCTCACCCAGTGTCTGCAGTACTATGCTTTTAAAAACAGCATAGCCATACACCGCAGCAAATACCCGGTGAACATGGGCACTTTGCTGTGGCAGCTCAACGATTGCTGGCCCGTAGCCTCCTGGGCCATTACCGATTTCAGCCGCCAGCCAAAAGCGGCGTGGTATGCCGTAAAAGAAGCTTACCGCGATGATGTGTTGCCCCAACGGGATGCAGTGCGGCCCAAGGCCTTGCAGCTATCCAAACCGAGCTACACACTGCAATGGAAAAATGCAGAAACACTGCTGCTGAAAAGTAGTGTGCCCGCTAAATATGTGTACCTGCATGTGCCGGGCGTCAACCTGCAGCTCAGCGACAACTACTTCGATTTGCAACCCAGCGACACCAAAGCCATCAGCATCAAAGGATTACCGGTGAGCCAGCGAAAAGTGTTGCGCATTTGGTCTCTGTACGATGTGGTAAAAGAAAAGTAA
- a CDS encoding 6-pyruvoyl trahydropterin synthase family protein codes for MLRVTKIFRFETAHAIFGYCGSCKNIHGHSYVLHVTVQQANPNEGFLDGTGFVMDFKDLKRIVKAQVVDKMDHCIILSEAYLAQNPHLGSLENLDIWPIEPTAENILLKVKSAIEGAMPPEVKLCRLKLYETADSYAEWEA; via the coding sequence ATGTTACGTGTGACCAAAATTTTCCGGTTCGAAACTGCCCATGCCATTTTTGGCTACTGCGGAAGTTGTAAAAATATTCATGGCCATTCTTATGTGCTGCACGTAACCGTGCAGCAGGCCAACCCCAACGAAGGTTTTCTGGATGGTACCGGCTTTGTAATGGACTTCAAAGATTTGAAGCGCATTGTAAAAGCGCAGGTGGTAGATAAAATGGACCACTGTATTATTTTAAGCGAAGCTTACCTGGCGCAAAACCCGCACTTGGGCAGCCTCGAAAACCTCGACATCTGGCCCATTGAACCCACCGCCGAAAACATTTTGCTGAAAGTAAAATCGGCCATTGAAGGCGCCATGCCACCCGAGGTAAAACTCTGCCGCCTCAAGCTGTACGAAACGGCCGACTCTTACGCTGAGTGGGAAGCGTAG
- a CDS encoding pyridoxamine 5'-phosphate oxidase family protein: MNAHEHIAAFVAAQTVATVCCTNADQQLHCFSCYYAFDAGQTLLYFKTSADTQHMQWLQAMPQTAGSILPNKLQKLVVKGIQWSGVLLAEDDPLAAHAGKQYHLKYPFALAMPGTVRTIRLDTLKMTDNSLGFGSKVHWKRGE; encoded by the coding sequence ATGAATGCGCATGAACATATTGCTGCCTTTGTAGCAGCCCAAACGGTGGCCACGGTTTGTTGCACCAATGCCGATCAGCAACTGCATTGCTTTAGTTGCTACTACGCTTTCGATGCCGGCCAAACGCTGCTCTACTTCAAAACCTCCGCCGATACCCAACACATGCAATGGCTGCAGGCCATGCCGCAAACAGCGGGCAGCATTTTGCCCAACAAACTGCAAAAGCTGGTGGTAAAAGGCATTCAATGGTCGGGGGTATTATTGGCCGAAGACGACCCGCTGGCGGCACATGCCGGCAAGCAGTACCACCTCAAATACCCGTTTGCGCTGGCCATGCCCGGCACGGTACGCACCATTCGCCTCGATACCCTCAAAATGACCGACAACAGCCTGGGCTTTGGCAGCAAAGTGCATTGGAAAAGAGGGGAATAG
- a CDS encoding MBL fold metallo-hydrolase translates to MARPTHNPALPFIIDNWSGNPLNDKHQYINLDGPSQRNYWDVLKWQAEKKPLKPLKKKQQHGIEVIHQPKLTSNTDNGITWLGHASFLISINGKQIITDPILGKLPVVVHQIKRYTPLPMDAADLKHIDYILLTHNHRDHCDQRSLQILSSLNPKAIILTGLGLAPLLRSWKISNPIIEAGWFQRYNIEEDFSVTYLPAKHWNRRGLTDLNEMLWGSMMLESSAGNIYFGADSGLGIHFEQIAQLFPRIDYAIIGIGAYKPEWFMHPSHTSPADALQVLQTLGARQLIPMHYGTFDLSDEPIFYPKQEMLRLQETHSIDNVLHLSIGGKHFV, encoded by the coding sequence ATGGCAAGACCAACACACAATCCAGCGTTACCTTTTATCATCGACAACTGGAGCGGCAATCCGCTGAACGATAAACATCAGTACATCAATCTCGACGGGCCTTCGCAGCGCAACTATTGGGACGTACTGAAATGGCAGGCAGAAAAAAAACCATTGAAGCCGCTGAAAAAAAAGCAGCAGCATGGCATTGAAGTCATTCATCAGCCTAAGCTGACGAGCAATACCGACAACGGCATCACCTGGTTGGGGCATGCGTCTTTTCTCATCAGTATCAATGGCAAGCAAATCATTACCGATCCCATATTGGGTAAGCTGCCCGTGGTAGTGCATCAGATAAAACGCTACACGCCGCTGCCTATGGATGCGGCCGATTTAAAACACATCGACTACATATTGCTGACGCACAATCACCGCGACCACTGCGACCAGCGCAGCCTGCAAATACTCAGCAGCCTCAACCCCAAAGCCATTATTTTAACCGGCCTTGGATTGGCGCCTCTGTTGCGGTCGTGGAAGATCAGCAACCCGATTATTGAAGCCGGTTGGTTTCAACGCTACAATATCGAGGAAGACTTTTCTGTCACGTACTTGCCAGCAAAACATTGGAACCGCCGCGGCCTTACCGACCTCAACGAAATGCTGTGGGGCAGCATGATGCTCGAAAGCAGTGCCGGCAATATTTACTTTGGTGCCGATAGTGGTTTGGGCATTCACTTTGAGCAAATTGCGCAACTCTTTCCACGCATCGATTATGCCATCATTGGCATTGGTGCGTATAAGCCCGAGTGGTTCATGCATCCATCGCATACCAGCCCGGCCGATGCGCTGCAGGTATTGCAAACACTGGGTGCCCGCCAACTCATTCCCATGCACTACGGCACTTTTGATTTGAGTGACGAACCCATTTTTTACCCCAAGCAAGAAATGCTACGCTTGCAGGAAACACACAGCATTGACAATGTACTCCACCTAAGTATTGGCGGTAAGCATTTTGTATAA
- a CDS encoding DUF1569 domain-containing protein, translating to MANSILQPAALQQIEQRLVALQENSARQWGTMTIAEMCWHCRQQLEFVLQPTDTKVLNTMFRYQPFTWLAIYAVPWPKESPTAPSLDVKKAKPEVGTLPEEKAKLTDALQAVLQKENIEATHPLFGKLGRKDWGRLIWKHLDHHLRQFSC from the coding sequence ATGGCCAATAGCATTTTGCAACCTGCAGCATTGCAGCAAATAGAACAGCGACTTGTAGCCCTGCAGGAAAACTCCGCAAGGCAGTGGGGCACCATGACCATTGCCGAAATGTGCTGGCACTGCCGGCAGCAGCTGGAGTTTGTGCTGCAACCAACTGATACCAAAGTGCTGAATACCATGTTTCGGTATCAGCCTTTTACATGGTTGGCTATTTATGCTGTTCCTTGGCCCAAAGAATCGCCCACGGCACCCAGCCTCGATGTCAAAAAAGCGAAGCCCGAAGTGGGAACACTACCAGAAGAAAAAGCAAAACTGACAGATGCGCTGCAAGCTGTGTTGCAAAAAGAAAATATCGAAGCTACGCATCCGCTGTTTGGCAAACTGGGCCGCAAAGACTGGGGCCGCCTCATTTGGAAACACCTCGATCATCATTTAAGACAATTCAGCTGCTGA